One genomic region from Sphingomicrobium aestuariivivum encodes:
- a CDS encoding helix-turn-helix domain-containing protein gives MAIVTNIDVMMARRKMSLKELAERIGMSNTNLSLLKNGRVHGVRYNTLEALCRELDCQPGDLFEYRKDVEEAGGAD, from the coding sequence ATGGCGATCGTCACCAACATCGACGTGATGATGGCGCGGCGCAAGATGAGCCTCAAGGAGCTGGCCGAGCGCATCGGCATGTCGAACACCAACCTGTCGCTCCTGAAGAACGGGCGCGTGCACGGGGTGCGTTACAACACGCTCGAAGCGCTGTGCCGCGAGCTCGATTGCCAGCCCGGCGACCTGTTCGAATATCGCAAGGACGTGGAGGAGGCGGGCGGGGCCGATTGA
- a CDS encoding YncE family protein — MRIATLAALLALTACASSPQQLRYGTDAGTLVVGNKAEDSVSFIDLDSGMERARLATGRMPHEIAVSPDGEEVAVVHYGAKAVEIFDVDAPSSSRVIDLGDNVGPHGIAWTSDDRLVITTERSKTLSVVDLERGSVSAIPTGQEVSHMVALSPDEKRAYVSNMGSGTVSVIDLEKGRKLRDISVGGAPEGLALSPSGKTLWVADREGNVLYAYETDRFAEVKRYRTGGFPIRVAVSPDGRRTVTSDYEGGSLTLVELDREPRTIPVSGTSDAGQVTILFAEDSRHLFVAETGRAQVALVDLETGELVKRFNAGAGADGLALAD, encoded by the coding sequence ATGCGCATTGCCACCCTTGCCGCCCTTCTCGCCCTCACCGCTTGTGCCTCCTCGCCGCAACAGCTGCGCTACGGCACCGATGCGGGCACGCTGGTCGTCGGCAACAAGGCCGAGGACAGCGTCAGCTTCATCGACCTCGACAGCGGGATGGAGCGGGCGCGGCTGGCGACGGGCCGGATGCCGCACGAGATCGCCGTCTCGCCCGACGGCGAGGAAGTGGCGGTTGTCCATTATGGCGCCAAGGCGGTCGAGATCTTCGATGTCGACGCGCCTTCCTCGAGCCGCGTCATCGACCTCGGCGACAATGTCGGTCCGCACGGCATCGCCTGGACCAGCGATGACCGGCTGGTGATCACCACCGAGCGTTCGAAGACCTTGTCGGTGGTCGACCTCGAGCGCGGCAGCGTGAGCGCCATCCCGACGGGGCAGGAGGTGAGCCACATGGTCGCGCTCTCGCCCGACGAGAAGCGCGCCTATGTCAGCAACATGGGCTCGGGCACGGTCAGCGTGATCGACCTCGAGAAGGGCCGCAAGCTGCGCGACATCAGTGTCGGCGGGGCACCCGAGGGGCTGGCGCTGTCGCCGAGCGGCAAGACGCTGTGGGTCGCCGACCGAGAAGGCAACGTGCTCTACGCCTATGAGACCGACCGCTTTGCCGAGGTGAAGCGCTATCGCACCGGCGGCTTCCCGATCCGCGTGGCGGTGAGCCCCGACGGGCGCCGCACGGTGACCTCGGATTATGAGGGCGGGTCGCTGACGCTGGTCGAACTCGACCGCGAGCCGCGCACCATCCCTGTATCGGGGACGAGCGATGCGGGACAGGTCACGATCCTCTTCGCCGAGGACAGCCGCCACTTGTTCGTTGCCGAAACGGGCCGCGCGCAGGTCGCGTTGGTCGATCTCGAGACGGGCGAGTTGGTGAAGCGCTTCAACGCGGGCGCGGGTGCGGACGGGCTGGCGCTGGCCGACTAG
- the ruvB gene encoding Holliday junction branch migration DNA helicase RuvB has translation MATDPDRLTTPERRPEDADAALRPKSLDEFVGQKGARENLRIFIDAAKKRGDALDHVLFFGPPGLGKTTLAGIIARELGVGFRSTSGPVIAKSGDLAALLTNLEEGDVLFIDEIHRLNPAVEEILYPAMEDRALDIMVGEGPSARSVRIDLPPFTLVGATTRQGLLATPLRDRFGIPVRLNFYEVSELEQVVARAARLLDAPLAPDGAHEIAKRSRGTPRVAGRLLRRVRDFAQAEGAASIDAPCADRALTRLEIDALGLDAMDRRYLTMIADLYGGGPVGVETLAAGLSEPRDTIEDVIEPYLIQLGLIARTARGRVLNGRGWQHLGITPPRGTATQDGLFDGEK, from the coding sequence ATGGCCACCGATCCCGACCGCCTCACCACGCCCGAGCGCCGCCCCGAAGACGCCGATGCCGCGCTGCGTCCCAAGAGCCTCGACGAATTCGTCGGCCAGAAAGGCGCGCGCGAGAATCTTCGCATCTTCATCGATGCCGCCAAGAAGCGCGGCGATGCGCTCGACCATGTCCTCTTCTTCGGCCCGCCCGGCCTCGGCAAGACCACGCTCGCGGGCATCATCGCCCGCGAACTGGGCGTCGGCTTCCGCTCCACCTCGGGCCCCGTCATCGCCAAGTCGGGCGACCTTGCCGCGCTGCTGACCAATCTCGAGGAGGGCGATGTCCTCTTCATCGACGAAATCCACCGCCTGAATCCGGCGGTCGAGGAAATCCTCTACCCCGCGATGGAGGACCGCGCCCTCGACATCATGGTCGGCGAAGGCCCGAGCGCGCGCTCGGTCCGCATCGACCTACCTCCCTTCACGCTGGTCGGCGCCACCACCCGCCAGGGCCTCCTCGCCACCCCGCTGCGCGACCGCTTCGGCATTCCCGTCCGCCTCAATTTCTACGAGGTGAGCGAACTCGAACAGGTGGTGGCCCGCGCCGCCCGCCTGCTCGATGCCCCGCTAGCGCCCGACGGTGCCCACGAGATCGCCAAGCGCTCACGCGGCACGCCCCGTGTCGCGGGCCGCCTCCTCCGCCGTGTCCGCGACTTCGCGCAGGCCGAGGGGGCAGCCAGCATCGATGCGCCCTGCGCCGACCGCGCGCTCACCCGCCTCGAAATCGACGCGCTCGGGCTCGACGCGATGGACCGCCGCTACCTCACCATGATCGCCGATCTCTATGGCGGCGGCCCCGTCGGGGTCGAGACCCTCGCCGCGGGCCTCAGCGAACCGCGCGACACGATCGAGGACGTGATCGAACCCTATCTCATTCAGCTTGGCCTCATCGCGCGCACCGCAAGAGGGCGCGTGCTGAACGGCCGCGGCTGGCAGCATCTCGGCATCACGCCGCCGCGGGGCACCGCCACGCAGGACGGTCTGTTCGACGGAGAAAAGTAG
- the pyk gene encoding pyruvate kinase — MSEMMKPRMRKVKILATLGPASDSPEMIEKLMRSGVDAFRINMSHGQQADKAALVEHIRALEGKLKRPTTILFDLQGPKLRVGTFDGGKAKLEKGQTFTLDRDEAPGNSERVCLPHPELFEAIEEGSLLLVDDGKLRFKVTEVHEDRIVTEARVTGTIRDRKGVNVPDVLIPIPALTEKDRSDLEFALEQGADWIALSFVQRPEDVEEARELVKGRAAVLAKIEKPQAVDSLDAILHAADAVMVARGDLGVELPPEQVPVVQNKIVATARQHGKPVVVATQMLESMIQSPTPTRAEVNDVADAIYDGADAVMLSAESAAGDYPVEAVKMMDRIGRAVEADERYGDRVHFTETAPEATTADALAESARGIAKTVSAKAMACYTSSGSTARRIARERPNVPIMVMTASTKVARRLGLLWGTYAVATRDVSSFEEMVGKAKRMALRHSIAGGGDRLLIMAGVPFGVSGSTNVIHIVKLVGDELENYGL, encoded by the coding sequence ATGAGCGAGATGATGAAGCCCCGGATGCGTAAGGTAAAAATCCTCGCCACGCTGGGGCCGGCATCCGACAGTCCCGAGATGATCGAGAAGCTGATGCGCTCGGGCGTCGATGCCTTCCGCATCAACATGAGCCACGGCCAGCAGGCCGACAAGGCGGCGCTGGTCGAGCATATCCGCGCGCTCGAGGGCAAGCTCAAGCGCCCGACCACCATCCTGTTCGACCTTCAGGGTCCCAAGCTGCGCGTCGGCACCTTCGATGGCGGCAAGGCCAAGCTCGAGAAGGGCCAGACCTTCACGCTCGACCGCGACGAGGCGCCGGGCAACAGCGAACGCGTCTGCCTGCCGCACCCCGAACTGTTCGAGGCGATCGAGGAAGGCTCGCTGCTGCTCGTCGATGACGGCAAGCTGCGCTTCAAGGTCACCGAGGTGCATGAGGATCGCATCGTCACCGAGGCGCGCGTCACCGGCACCATCCGCGACCGCAAGGGCGTCAACGTGCCCGACGTGCTGATCCCCATCCCCGCGCTGACCGAAAAGGACCGCTCGGACCTCGAGTTCGCGCTCGAGCAGGGCGCCGACTGGATCGCGCTCAGCTTCGTCCAGCGTCCCGAGGACGTCGAGGAAGCGCGCGAACTGGTCAAGGGCCGCGCTGCGGTGCTCGCCAAGATCGAGAAGCCGCAGGCGGTCGACAGCCTCGACGCCATTCTCCATGCCGCCGATGCGGTGATGGTGGCGCGCGGCGATCTCGGTGTCGAACTGCCGCCCGAACAGGTGCCGGTGGTGCAGAACAAGATCGTCGCCACCGCGCGCCAGCACGGCAAGCCGGTGGTCGTCGCGACGCAGATGCTCGAGAGCATGATCCAGTCGCCCACCCCGACCCGCGCCGAGGTCAACGACGTTGCCGACGCCATCTATGACGGTGCCGATGCGGTCATGCTGTCGGCCGAGAGCGCGGCGGGCGACTATCCGGTCGAGGCGGTCAAGATGATGGATCGCATCGGCCGCGCCGTGGAGGCGGACGAGCGCTATGGCGACCGCGTCCACTTCACCGAGACGGCTCCGGAAGCGACCACCGCCGACGCGCTCGCCGAGAGCGCCCGCGGTATCGCCAAGACGGTCAGCGCCAAGGCGATGGCCTGCTACACCTCGTCGGGCTCGACCGCGCGTCGCATCGCGCGCGAGCGTCCCAACGTGCCGATCATGGTGATGACCGCGAGCACCAAGGTAGCGCGCCGCCTCGGCCTCCTGTGGGGCACCTATGCGGTGGCCACGCGCGACGTCTCGAGCTTCGAGGAAATGGTCGGCAAGGCCAAGCGCATGGCGCTGCGCCACTCGATCGCGGGCGGCGGCGACCGCCTTCTCATCATGGCGGGCGTGCCCTTCGGCGTGTCGGGCTCGACCAACGTCATCCACATCGTCAAGCTGGTCGGCGACGAACTGGAGAATTACGGGCTCTAG
- a CDS encoding DUF2312 domain-containing protein — MAEGTIAADQLRLLIERIERLEEEKKAIADDIKDVYAEAKSNGYDTKTIRTIVRLRKMEKHQLDEQDALLETYRAALGMA, encoded by the coding sequence ATGGCCGAGGGGACCATCGCAGCCGACCAGCTTCGCCTGCTCATCGAACGCATCGAACGCCTCGAAGAGGAAAAGAAGGCGATCGCCGACGACATCAAGGACGTCTACGCCGAAGCCAAGTCGAACGGCTACGACACCAAGACCATCCGCACCATCGTGCGCCTTCGCAAGATGGAGAAGCACCAGCTCGACGAGCAGGATGCACTGCTCGAAACCTATCGCGCCGCGCTCGGCATGGCCTAA
- a CDS encoding DUF2975 domain-containing protein, with protein MNVKLLRGLTAFFGWLWIVGVGILLLQNGIKLANGSFGEAVYEASSTNVLVQPFEGGYWDLNYGQVRVAGAPLLAGFQMLLKIAFLLLLARIFFQLRDLVGRIGEGRMFEEENVASLRRIGVALGAICALSIAGAIIVQQWFLALIGPAEGKVLHPSLSWNLDGVNNIWMEYSPPFGAFILALLAFIAADAFKRGMEYRVDSEGVL; from the coding sequence ATGAACGTGAAGCTGTTGCGCGGGCTGACCGCCTTTTTCGGATGGCTCTGGATCGTGGGGGTCGGCATCCTCCTCCTCCAGAACGGCATCAAGCTGGCGAACGGGTCGTTCGGCGAGGCGGTGTACGAGGCCTCGAGCACCAATGTCCTCGTCCAGCCCTTCGAGGGCGGCTATTGGGACCTCAATTACGGGCAGGTGCGCGTGGCCGGGGCGCCGCTGCTGGCGGGCTTCCAGATGCTGCTCAAGATCGCCTTCCTGCTGCTGCTCGCGCGGATCTTCTTCCAGCTGCGCGATCTCGTCGGCCGGATCGGCGAGGGGCGGATGTTCGAGGAGGAAAATGTCGCCTCGCTGCGCCGCATCGGCGTTGCGCTGGGCGCGATCTGCGCGCTCAGCATCGCCGGCGCGATCATCGTGCAGCAGTGGTTCCTCGCGCTCATCGGCCCGGCCGAGGGCAAGGTGCTGCACCCCTCGCTCAGCTGGAACCTGGACGGCGTGAACAATATCTGGATGGAATATAGCCCGCCGTTCGGGGCCTTCATCCTCGCGCTGCTCGCCTTCATCGCCGCCGATGCCTTCAAGCGGGGGATGGAATATCGGGTCGACAGCGAGGGAGTGCTCTAG
- the ruvA gene encoding Holliday junction branch migration protein RuvA, which translates to MIARLTGKLAEIGPDTLVLDVSGVGYLVHVSTRTLDAVGQVGAHVMLLTEMQVREDAMTLYGFKSEAEKASFHALTGVQGVGGRVALAILSTLGPDELGSAIANGDKAMIARANGVGPKLAARICNELAGKFEGFAGIPAAGPGVAPKGSTAKDALSALANLGFKPAVASKAVAAAQEEVGEDATLDALVRVALKKAAK; encoded by the coding sequence ATGATCGCGCGTCTTACCGGAAAGCTGGCCGAAATCGGCCCCGACACCCTCGTCCTCGACGTCTCCGGCGTGGGCTATCTGGTCCATGTCTCGACCCGCACGCTGGATGCAGTCGGACAGGTCGGCGCCCATGTCATGCTCCTCACCGAGATGCAGGTGCGCGAGGATGCGATGACGCTCTACGGCTTCAAGAGCGAGGCCGAGAAAGCCAGCTTCCACGCGCTCACCGGCGTGCAGGGCGTGGGCGGGCGCGTCGCACTCGCCATCCTCTCCACCCTCGGCCCCGACGAGTTGGGCAGCGCCATCGCCAATGGCGACAAGGCGATGATTGCGCGGGCCAATGGCGTCGGCCCCAAGCTCGCCGCGCGTATCTGCAACGAGCTCGCCGGCAAGTTCGAGGGCTTTGCCGGCATTCCCGCCGCGGGTCCCGGCGTCGCCCCCAAGGGCAGCACCGCCAAGGACGCGCTCTCGGCGCTCGCCAATCTCGGCTTCAAGCCCGCCGTCGCGTCGAAGGCCGTCGCCGCCGCACAGGAAGAAGTGGGCGAGGACGCCACCTTGGACGCGCTGGTCCGTGTGGCATTGAAGAAGGCGGCCAAGTGA
- a CDS encoding DUF3089 domain-containing protein: protein MSVFASLALAAASAQAAPVPPDYRDSASWLCLPGREDVCSWPVTAHPLEPTGWGTPVTTTPDPQAPVDCFYVYPTVSSDSGMNSDMTPSSSEEMLFAQLQFSRFSSVCKPYAPVYRQMTVGAIALAATGADMTAYGQVAYGDVRAAFREYLKTHNKGRPFVLIGHSQGSIMLEQLIREEIEGSDAQDLMLRAILPGWNIMVPEGEVVGGSFRQVPGCTGASETGCVMSWSTYGTGDAPTSGALFGYSKVPGLRPLCTVPSGSANNREWTSLDGFWFAKSRYPVKGGPIRWSGEGPPPGPFATSEDLVEARCISAGQRGYLEVRTTPRDIGDSRTDRIGGEPGMGNFFFPGWGKHLADIAIAQDDLIRLIDRLGQDRVAAGQR, encoded by the coding sequence ATGAGTGTCTTCGCCAGCCTTGCCCTCGCCGCCGCCTCGGCACAGGCCGCGCCCGTGCCGCCCGACTATCGCGATTCCGCCAGCTGGCTCTGCTTGCCGGGCCGCGAGGATGTGTGCAGCTGGCCCGTGACCGCCCATCCGCTCGAGCCGACCGGCTGGGGCACGCCCGTCACCACCACCCCCGATCCGCAGGCTCCCGTCGACTGCTTCTACGTCTATCCGACGGTCAGCTCGGACAGCGGCATGAACAGCGACATGACCCCCTCGTCCTCCGAGGAAATGCTGTTCGCGCAGCTGCAATTCTCGCGCTTCTCCAGCGTCTGCAAGCCCTATGCCCCCGTCTATCGCCAGATGACCGTGGGCGCGATCGCGCTCGCCGCGACGGGCGCCGACATGACGGCCTATGGGCAGGTCGCCTATGGCGACGTGCGCGCCGCCTTCCGCGAATATCTGAAGACCCACAACAAGGGTCGCCCCTTCGTCCTCATCGGCCACAGCCAGGGCTCGATCATGCTCGAGCAGCTGATCCGCGAGGAAATTGAGGGGTCGGACGCGCAGGACCTCATGCTCCGCGCGATCCTGCCCGGCTGGAACATCATGGTGCCCGAGGGCGAGGTCGTCGGCGGCAGCTTCCGACAAGTGCCCGGCTGCACCGGCGCGAGCGAGACCGGCTGCGTCATGAGCTGGTCGACCTATGGCACCGGCGATGCGCCGACCTCGGGCGCGCTGTTCGGCTATTCCAAGGTGCCGGGCCTCCGCCCGCTGTGCACCGTGCCGTCCGGCAGCGCGAACAACCGCGAATGGACCAGCCTCGATGGCTTCTGGTTCGCCAAGTCCCGCTATCCGGTAAAGGGCGGCCCCATCCGCTGGAGCGGCGAAGGCCCGCCGCCCGGCCCCTTCGCCACCAGCGAGGACCTTGTCGAGGCGCGCTGCATCTCGGCGGGGCAGCGCGGCTATCTCGAGGTGCGGACCACGCCCCGCGATATCGGCGACAGCCGCACCGACCGCATCGGCGGCGAACCCGGCATGGGCAATTTCTTCTTCCCCGGCTGGGGCAAGCATCTTGCCGACATCGCCATCGCGCAAGACGACCTGATCCGCCTCATCGATCGCCTCGGTCAGGACCGGGTCGCGGCCGGCCAGCGCTAG
- a CDS encoding YebC/PmpR family DNA-binding transcriptional regulator: MAGHSKFANIKHRKGAQDKKRSALFSKLSREITVAAKMGLPDPDMNPRLRLAVNTALKQSMPKDNIKKAIDKASASEGENYEEMRYEGYGPNGVALIVEALSDNRNRTATNVRTIFSKNGGNLGSSGAVAHSFDRLGLIEYKADELSEEKVLEAAMEAGADDIQSDETTHSIWTEADQLHEVASQLEKTLGEPETAKLAWRPQLETEVEGKDADTLVKLIDALEDDDDVQTVWGNYTFSDAELERLGQAD; the protein is encoded by the coding sequence ATGGCCGGCCATAGCAAATTCGCCAACATCAAGCATCGCAAGGGCGCGCAGGACAAGAAGCGCTCGGCGCTCTTCTCCAAGCTCAGCCGTGAAATCACCGTCGCGGCCAAGATGGGCCTGCCCGACCCCGACATGAACCCGCGCCTCAGGCTCGCAGTGAACACCGCGCTCAAGCAGTCGATGCCCAAGGACAATATCAAGAAGGCGATCGACAAGGCCTCGGCGTCCGAAGGCGAGAATTACGAGGAAATGCGCTACGAGGGCTATGGCCCCAACGGCGTCGCGTTGATCGTCGAGGCGCTCTCGGACAACCGCAACCGCACCGCCACCAACGTGCGCACCATCTTCTCGAAGAATGGCGGCAACCTCGGCTCCTCGGGCGCGGTCGCGCACAGCTTCGACCGTCTCGGCCTTATCGAATATAAGGCCGACGAACTGTCGGAAGAGAAAGTCCTGGAGGCGGCGATGGAAGCCGGCGCCGACGACATCCAGTCGGACGAAACCACCCACTCGATCTGGACCGAAGCCGACCAGCTCCACGAAGTCGCCAGCCAGCTCGAAAAGACGCTCGGCGAACCCGAGACCGCCAAGCTCGCCTGGCGCCCGCAGCTCGAAACCGAGGTCGAGGGCAAGGATGCCGACACGCTCGTCAAGCTCATCGACGCGCTCGAGGATGATGACGACGTCCAGACGGTGTGGGGCAACTACACCTTCTCCGACGCCGAACTGGAGCGCCTCGGCCAGGCCGACTAG
- a CDS encoding heavy metal-binding domain-containing protein, with protein MILTTTSTLQNRDISTYLGIVHGEVIVGANIFKDIFAGIRDIVGGRSGAYEKSLDQARRQALAELQGEAAELGADAVIGIDLDYEVLGDTGSMLMVTASGTAVKLA; from the coding sequence ATGATCCTGACGACCACTTCGACCCTCCAGAACCGCGACATCTCGACCTATCTCGGCATCGTCCACGGCGAGGTCATCGTCGGCGCCAACATCTTCAAGGACATTTTCGCAGGCATCCGCGACATCGTCGGCGGCCGTTCGGGCGCTTATGAAAAATCGCTCGACCAGGCGCGCCGCCAGGCGCTCGCCGAACTGCAGGGCGAGGCCGCCGAACTGGGCGCCGACGCGGTCATCGGCATCGACCTCGATTACGAGGTGCTCGGCGACACGGGCTCGATGCTCATGGTCACCGCCAGCGGCACGGCGGTAAAGCTCGCCTAA
- the ruvC gene encoding crossover junction endodeoxyribonuclease RuvC, producing MKILGIDPGLGTTGWGLIEAEGNRLRHLANGHLKTDPKEPLPQRLSHLASQLEAIIADHQPDGAAAEEIFVNKNPRSTLKLAQARGALLCIAASRGITVGEYAPSLVKKAVVGTGGADKDQVHAMVKVLLPGTKVAGSDAADALAVAITHAHHAASSSRGY from the coding sequence TTGAAGATCCTCGGCATCGATCCGGGCCTCGGCACCACTGGCTGGGGCCTGATCGAGGCGGAGGGCAATCGCCTCCGCCACCTCGCCAACGGGCATCTGAAGACCGATCCCAAGGAGCCGCTCCCGCAGCGGCTCTCGCACCTCGCGTCGCAGCTCGAGGCGATCATCGCCGATCATCAGCCGGACGGTGCGGCGGCGGAGGAGATCTTCGTCAACAAGAACCCGCGCTCGACGCTGAAACTCGCGCAGGCGCGCGGCGCGCTGCTGTGCATCGCCGCCAGCCGCGGCATCACCGTCGGCGAATATGCGCCGAGCCTCGTCAAGAAAGCGGTGGTCGGCACCGGCGGCGCCGATAAGGACCAGGTCCATGCGATGGTGAAGGTGCTGCTGCCGGGCACGAAGGTCGCCGGCAGTGATGCCGCCGACGCGCTCGCCGTCGCCATCACCCACGCCCACCATGCCGCGAGCAGCAGCCGCGGCTATTAG
- a CDS encoding acyl-CoA carboxylase subunit beta codes for MGTTIEELEARREKARMGGGAKRIDAQHAKGRLTARERLTVLLDEDSFEELDMFVEHNCTDFGMDEVHYPGDGVVTGSGTINGRLTYVFAQDFTVLGGSLSERHAEKICKIMDAAMKVGAPVIGLNDSGGARIQEGVASLGGYAEVFQRNVLASGVVPQLSVIMGPCAGGAVYSPAMTDFIFMVEDTSYMFVTGPEVVKTVTNEEVTQEELGGAITHTQKSGVADCAFENDVDALLATREFFSYLPSSNRDAVPQVPTDDPWDRLEDSLDSIIPASANQPYDMHEVIRKVADEGRFFEIQPKHAANIIIGFCRIEGRTVGVVANQPMVLAGVLDINSSKKAARFVRFCDAFEIPILTFVDVPGFLPGVGQEHNGIIKHGAKLLFAYAEATVPKITVITRKAYGGAYDVMASKHLRGDLNYAWPSAEIAVMGAKGAVEIIFRKDRDNPEKIAEKTKEYEDRFANPFVAASKGFIDEVIMPHSTRKRVALGLRKLANKSLENPWKKHDNIPL; via the coding sequence ATGGGTACCACGATCGAGGAACTGGAAGCACGCCGCGAGAAGGCGCGCATGGGCGGCGGGGCCAAGCGCATCGATGCGCAGCATGCCAAGGGCCGGCTGACCGCGCGCGAACGCCTCACCGTGCTGCTCGACGAGGATTCGTTCGAGGAGCTCGACATGTTCGTCGAGCATAATTGCACCGACTTCGGGATGGACGAGGTGCATTATCCGGGCGACGGCGTGGTGACCGGATCGGGCACCATCAACGGGCGCCTCACCTATGTCTTCGCGCAGGACTTCACCGTGCTCGGCGGCTCGCTCTCCGAGCGCCATGCCGAGAAGATCTGCAAGATCATGGACGCGGCGATGAAGGTCGGCGCGCCGGTGATCGGATTGAACGATTCGGGCGGCGCGCGCATCCAGGAAGGCGTCGCATCGCTCGGCGGCTATGCCGAGGTGTTCCAGCGCAATGTGCTGGCGAGCGGTGTCGTGCCGCAGCTCTCGGTCATCATGGGCCCGTGCGCGGGCGGGGCGGTCTATTCGCCCGCCATGACCGACTTCATCTTCATGGTCGAGGATACGAGCTACATGTTCGTCACCGGCCCCGAGGTGGTGAAGACGGTGACCAACGAGGAAGTCACGCAGGAAGAGCTGGGCGGGGCGATCACGCACACGCAGAAGTCGGGCGTGGCGGATTGCGCGTTCGAGAATGACGTGGACGCGCTGCTCGCCACCCGCGAATTCTTCTCCTACCTGCCGAGCTCGAACCGCGACGCGGTGCCGCAGGTGCCGACCGACGATCCGTGGGACCGTCTGGAAGACAGCCTCGACAGCATCATCCCGGCAAGCGCCAACCAGCCCTATGACATGCACGAGGTGATCCGGAAGGTGGCCGACGAGGGCCGCTTCTTCGAGATCCAGCCGAAACATGCCGCCAATATCATCATCGGCTTCTGCCGCATCGAGGGGCGCACGGTGGGCGTGGTCGCCAACCAGCCGATGGTGCTGGCGGGCGTGCTCGACATCAATTCCTCGAAGAAGGCGGCGCGTTTCGTGCGTTTCTGCGATGCCTTCGAGATCCCGATCCTGACCTTCGTCGACGTGCCGGGCTTCCTGCCGGGCGTCGGGCAGGAGCATAATGGCATCATCAAGCATGGCGCCAAGCTCCTCTTTGCCTATGCCGAGGCGACCGTGCCCAAGATCACGGTGATCACGCGCAAAGCCTATGGCGGCGCCTATGACGTGATGGCGTCCAAGCATCTTCGCGGCGACCTCAACTATGCGTGGCCCTCGGCCGAGATCGCGGTGATGGGCGCCAAGGGCGCGGTCGAGATCATCTTCCGCAAGGATCGCGACAATCCCGAGAAGATCGCCGAAAAAACCAAGGAATATGAAGACCGCTTCGCCAACCCGTTCGTGGCGGCGAGCAAGGGCTTCATCGACGAGGTGATCATGCCGCACTCGACCCGCAAGCGGGTGGCGCTGGGGCTGCGCAAGCTGGCGAACAAGAGCCTCGAGAACCCGTGGAAGAAGCACGACAACATTCCGCTGTAA